A DNA window from Carassius gibelio isolate Cgi1373 ecotype wild population from Czech Republic chromosome A8, carGib1.2-hapl.c, whole genome shotgun sequence contains the following coding sequences:
- the LOC128019088 gene encoding zinc finger protein 367-like, producing MADSKHQVIFCNDSPKRVLVSVIKTTPIKPRAADPLMPTSPGFSDFMVYPWRWGENAHNVTLSPSPTGNSGSPADSDVNSCPEHLKDSIRRGRPRADTVRELINEGENSSSRIRCNICNRVFPREKSLQAHKRTHTGERPYLCDYPDCGKAFVQSGQLKTHQRLHTGEKPFVCLEKGCSSRFTHANRHCPKHPYARLKREEPAGGPGRSQGADDKAVAEWLAKYWQTREQRTPAQNKAKTLSNTAIEDQEQQDPLDFLLSDEGEEEEQDETKSSGRRLQEQRERLHGALALIELANNLSA from the exons ATGGCTGACAGCAAACATCAAGTGATATTTTGTAACGACTCGCCGAAAAGAGTTCTGGTGTCCGTGATCAAGACGACTCCCATCAAACCGAGAGCGGCGGACCCCCTGATGCCCACAAGCCCCGGATTCAGTGACTTTATGGTGTATCCGTGGCGCTGGGGCGAAAACGCGCACAATGTGACTCTGAGCCCCTCACCGACCGGAAACAGCGGCTCTCCTGCCGATTCAGATGTCAACTCCTGCCCTGAACACCTCAAG GACAGCATTCGGCGCGGACGCCCCCGGGCAGATACTGTCCGAGAGCTGATCAACGAGGGCGAGAACTCCAGCAGTCGCATCCGCTGCAACATATGCAACCGCGTCTTTCCCCGCGAGAAATCTCTACAGGCGCACAAACGCACGCACACAG GTGAAAGACCTTACCTGTGCGATTACCCGGACTGCGGGAAAGCGTTCGTCCAGAGCGGACAGCTGAAGACCCATCAGCGCCTCCACACCGGAGAAAAACCCTTCGTCTGTTTGGAGAAAG GTTGCAGTAGCCGATTCACTCACGCTAACCGTCACTGTCCCAAACACCCGTACGCCCGGCTGAAGCGCGAGGAGCCCGCGGGGGGCCCCGGGAGATCACAGGGGGCCGACGACAAGGCTGTGGCCGAATGGCTGGCAAA atACTGGCAGACGAGGGAGCAGCGGACGCCTGCGCAGAATAAAGCTAAGACTCTGAGTAACACTGCTATAGAGGACCAGGAGCAGCAGGATCCTCTGGACTTCCTCCTGTCTGACGAAGGAGAAGAAGAGGAGCAGGACGAAACGAAGAGCAGTGGCAGGCGTCTTCAAGAGCAGCGTGAGCGTCTTCACGGCGCACTAGCGCTCATCGAGCTAGCTAACAATCTCTCCGCATGA